The region TTGCTTTAATGTATCTTTAACTATTCCTGTTTGCATTGGTATATTGTTAGGTTCTCCAGCATTAGCTCCCATTGGTACTAATGGAGCTGTACATCTTGGTGTACCAGTTTGTCTTACAACAGGAGGAAGAGCAGCAATAATTATAGTTGGTATTCCTGCTTCCTCAATCGCTCTCTGCACAAGCACGGCAGAGCGGTGACAAGTACCTCACCCTCCTGTCATTATTACTCCGTCTACTCCTTCTTCCTTTAAGATTTGAGCTATTTCAGGTCCTGTATGTTCGATGAAGTATTGAACGTCTCCACCGCCACCCATGAAACCTATATGTTTCGGAGCTACACCTTTTATAAATCCTTCATCAGCTAGCTCTCTAAGTCTATCTATAGGGAACATACAATTTATATCTTTATTTACATCACTATTATCGTATCCACCATGAGATACCATTAAATCTTCTGATTTTACGTCACCAGGAACAATTCTATAGGAAGTATCTCCTGATAAATTAAATCTTTCATCAGATTTTAAATGCACACCTGCTGCTGTGGCTATAGCAATAACCATTTCATTTAATGGCTTAGTTACTGGAGTCCACACAGGTTGTGGTGTAATAGGTACATATATCTCAGATTGAATACCTTTTATCACT is a window of Anaerosalibacter sp. Marseille-P3206 DNA encoding:
- the prdB gene encoding D-proline reductase (dithiol) protein PrdB, which gives rise to MGLTVIKGIQSEIYVPITPQPVWTPVTKPLNEMVIAIATAAGVHLKSDERFNLSGDTSYRIVPGDVKSEDLMVSHGGYDNSDVNKDINCMFPIDRLRELADEGFIKGVAPKHIGFMGGGGDVQYFIEHTGPEIAQILKEEGVDGVIMTGGUGTCHRSAVLVQRAIEEAGIPTIIIAALPPVVRQTGTPRCTAPLVPMGANAGEPNNIPMQTGIVKDTLKQLVEIETPGRIITLPYEYVAKV